The following proteins are co-located in the Larus michahellis chromosome 9, bLarMic1.1, whole genome shotgun sequence genome:
- the LOC141749004 gene encoding sodium/nucleoside cotransporter 2-like, translated as MEEKQITLDNLEKGADNPAFSSLGEERLYEECDGPRGESKEERRGEGRLSSYCRKALQPASKAKRFCKAHAKVLKMVVQGLLGVAYLCYFIAACWLNFQRALALVIMTAVVVFFACWSFFKKHCGAKVLLLLSPVWKCFQKSWPWLKWLVWVALLGGLITWLALDTSRNPEQLISLAGFCFLVLFLFACSKHHGAVSWRAVFWGLGLEFLFGLFVLRTSPGVQAFQWLGDQIQYFLSYTTAGSSFVFGNTLIEEVFAFQTLPIVVFFSCVMSILYYLGVMQWLIVKISWLLQISMGTTPTETLSVAGNIFVGQTEAPLLIRPYLADMTRSEIHAVMTGGFSTIAGSVMGAYISFGIDAASLIAASVMAAPCALAMSKLVYPEVEESKFKGKASIRLSSGEEQNILEAASNGAAASVGLVANIAANLIAFLAVLEFINAALRWLGEMVDIEGLSFQVICSYVLMPVAFLMGADWADSPLVAELLGIKIFLNEFVAYQQLATYKKNRLSGLEEWDGSRKQWISERAESITTFALCGFANLSSIGIMLGGLASMVPQRKGDLASVVLRALLTGICVSMLNACLAGLLYVPTELGDCVTFLSTANFSSTSYTTYMCCKQLFASSVLENGTLSFTGPWAGVGDSVLCLTQCCGHYNHTSCIGTT; from the exons atggaagaaaaacagataaCCCTGGACAACCTTGAGAAGGGTGCAGATAACCCAGCTTTCAGCTCCCTG GGGGAGGAGAGACTCTATGAGGAATGTGATGGTCCACGTGGCGAgagcaaggaggagaggagaggagaagggagactGTCCTCCTACTGCAG GAAGGCCCTGCAGCCGGCATCCAAGGCAAAGCGCTTCTGCAAGGCTCATGCCAAGGTGTTGAAAATGGTCGTCCAGGGGCTTCTTGGAGTAG CCTACCTGTGCTACTTCATTGCGGCCTGTTGGCTCAACTTTCAGCGAGCCCTTGCCTTGGTCATCATGACTGCTGTGGTTGTCTTCTTCGCCTGCTGGAGCTTCTTTAAGAAGCACTGTGGGGCAAAGGTATTGCTGCTCCTCAGCCCCGTTTGGAAGTGCTTCCAGAAGTCCTGGCCATGGCTGAAATG GCTGGTGTGGGTGGCCCTCCTGGGAGGCCTGATCACGTGGCTGGCTTTGGACACCTCCAGAAATCCGGAGCAGCTCATCTCATTAGCTGGCTTCTGCTTTTTGGTGCTGTTCCTGTTTGCCTGCTCCAAGCACCACGGCGCA GTGTCCTGGAGAGCCGTTTTCTGGGGTCTTGGCTTGGAGTTCTTGTTTGGACTCTTCGTCCTCCGAACATCCCCTGGCGTCCAAGCTTTCCAGTGGCTGGGTGATCAGATCCAG TACTTCCTGAGCTACACCACAGCTGGCTCCAGCTTCGTCTTCGGGAACACGCTCATTGAAGAAGTCTTTGCCTTTCAG ACTCTGCCCATCgttgttttcttcagttgtgtGATGTCCATCCTCTACTACCTCGGCGTCATGCAGTGGCTCATTGTCAAG ATCTCCTGGCTGCTTCAGATCTCGATGGGCACCACTCCCACCGAGACCCTCAGTGTGGCGGGGAACATTTTTGTGGGACAG ACGGAAGCCCCACTGCTCATCCGCCCCTACCTGGCAGACATGACCCGTTCAGAAATCCACGCTGTGATGACCGGTGGCTTTTCCACCATTGCAGGCAGCGTGATGGGTGCCTACATATCCTTTGGG ATAGACGCGGCATCGCTGATCGCAGCCTCCGTGATGGCCGCACCCTGCGCCCTCGCCATGTCCAAACTCGTCTACCCCGAAGTGGAAGAGTCCAAGTTCAAGGGCAAAGCAAGCATCCGCCTTTCCAGCGG GGAAGAGCAGAACATCCTGGAAGCTGCAAGCAATGGGGCTGCCGCCTCCGTGGGGCTCGTGGCCAACATCGCGGCCAACCTCATTGCCTTCTTGGCCGTGCTGGAGTTCATCAACGCTGCTTTGCGCTGGTTAGGGGAGATGGTGGACATCGAGGGGCTCTCCTTCCAG GTGATTTGCTCCTACGTCCTCATGCCCGTGGCCTTTCTCATGGGGGCAGACTGGGCAGACTCGCCGCTGGTGGCCGAGCTCCTGGGGATCAAGATCTTCCTGAACGAGTTCGTGGCGTACCAGCAGCTGGCCACCTACAAGAAAAACCGCCTGTCGGGCCTGGAGGAGTGGGACGGGAGCCGGAAGCAGTGGATATCT GAGCGAGCTGAGAGCATCACCACCTTCGCGCTCTGCGGATTCGCCAACCTCAGCTCCATCGGCATCATGCTGGGAGGCCTGG CCTCCATGGTGCCCCAGCGCAAGGGCGACCTGGCCTCCGTCGTGCTGCGAGCCCTGCTCACCGGCATCTGCGTCTCCATGCTCAACGCCTGCCTGGCAG GTCTCCTTTATGTGCCAACGGAGCTGGGTGACTGCGTGACCTTCCTCAGCACCGCCAACTTCAGCTCTACCAGCTACACCACGTACATGTGCTGCAAGCAGCTCTTTGCCAG CTCGGTGCTCGAGAACGGGACGCTCTCCTTCACGGGACCCTGGGCCGGCGTGGGGGACAGCGTGCTGTGCCTGACGCAGTGCTGCGGGCACTACAACCACACGTCCTGCATAGGGACAACCTAG